GTTTagtgatgtaaagacttgttgcacaataaacacgtggcaattgtttacaaacactttctaaatctacacgtgatcatgttatagacgctttttgattggatgcagcgagtttctactgcaaccaataaaaatccttaccttgtgtctccgaaattttatcccaatccgccaagggtgaagagagcgggagtggatggtaacccttggctagcgaagatgtgcTGTAAGATGAAACAATAGATGCTGTAAGATGAAGCTGTTGATGTTAAGTCATGTATATTAAGCTACATACATGCTGGCTTTGTCTTAAAGAAAACTTAAAAGTAGCATAGAGGGAAAAGTCAATTATGACAGTATTATGATGATGGTGCTATCTGTACAAGAAACCATTAGATAACAATTAATACTTAATCTGACTTGCAGAATATAGCCAGCacttgaaattgtaaaaaatggcCTCACCCTTTCATGTAGGTTTTTattatcaattcaattcaattcaatattttatttacgtctcaccttatgtataaaattacacaatacatttataaaagacattttgtatacataagccaatctgtacagatttatgagagacgaCAAAGGTAGCTTATTTATAATCGTTCTTTATAGTTCACTTTTTTTTATGTACTCTCTTTCTGGacaaaaagtattattaaaaacAAGACTAATTTGCTATCACAAAACATTATTTTATCTATACATTAAATAATCAATGAGGGATTTTGGGAGGTCCAGTGTTGGTATGTTCTTCAACTGTTCTGTTTGTGTATTGTTCCTTATTGTCTGTCTACACAACCTTTGTAATGATTTAACTGTTCCAAGTTCATGACTGACCCACTTCCCAAACACTGGCACAAGTTCACATAAATATTTCATTCTGTCCGAGGTCATTAGTTCCTTGTCGTACTGACAATCAGCATGTAACAAAAacttaatcatttcaaattttccaAATTTAACAACTTTCTCAATTGGTGTTTTGCctggaaaaaataattttgttttatagtgaAAGATATAACATTTATGACTTAATTTCTCTAATATTTTTTGTCTTCTTTACTGACGTAGCAGTAAACCTGCAGAACCTGCATATACAATCAAATTGTGTCCATTACAATGGCTTAACAATTGCCATATAAACAGTATTATTTAGCTTAATTAGATCACTACAACTATAAATTAAGGTGGCTATACAAAAATTCTTTATTGTAATTATTAAAGTGTATGTGTTACAAAAACTTAATGTTTTATCCAAAGTTGAAACTTATAGAATTAAATTCATTTAAGGTTGTGACTGTTGAAtgcatatttgatatttttaagcagatccagccatttctaaaagggggagggttcagacccccctttttttccacaTGGATCATAACCTATCTAAGTTATTTCAATTTGTCAACCTACACTTAACTAATGGGTTTTGTTTGAATATGTAACATAACATTTCTGTTTGTTACTGAAAACTGTTTGACCAGTGTGTACCACTTAAAACTTGAACCTACCATTAGAGTCTTTAGTATTCAAATCAGCTCCTGCTTGTAACAACTGTAATGCTAAGTTAGTCATCTTGTCATGTTCTGTTATCAAATGGAAGGCTGTTCTTTTCTTGTTATCAACCTATTATCATTGTAAACGACAGATTACATTTAATGTCATTTACAATATAGTTTCTATTAAAGAATGTGCAGTGACTCATTCAGTGATGCCAATTTCAGACCCTCAATTTCACAATCTCAAGCAGTCAGTGTTATTAACAACCAACTATCGCAAAAGTTTTTATGTCAGAAAATGATATAATACAATACATTAGAAGACTAACAGAATAGAAAACATATTTAACATGTTGGTTCACTATCATTACAGTCTGTCATATCTGTATTTGTGCAAATTATTTAAGTTTTCtcaattaaatattttcatatttttcatgtcagataGGGCCTTTCATATCAGATTATTTGAtttgggtttttctcattgttgaaggctgtacagtggaGCTACAATTGATTAAacatccatttcatttgaactatggtggatagttatctcataagcaatcatacctgATATCTCTTTACTTCTATATAAACAGAAAATTTCATTTCACATTCAAAAGACATATAATGCATGTTATACCTTTATTTGCTTTAACACTACTAAAAATGATTCTGAATGTAGGGGTCTTTATACATTTTTAATGAAGTGCAGACTATTGACCTGATGTGATAccgtttttcaaataattaaaagcATGTCCTAAGACTATTAGTAGCCTCACATTTCCTAGAAGGTCTTTTGAAATAAGGCACTTCTGCAAAAGAAACCCTCATTGTTGTCAGCTCATACcaccatttatttatatttacatgattAATGTCAGCTCCAGCGTTTAACAATACTTCTACCACTGTTTGTGATTTACTGCCAACAGCCATCATTAAAGGTGTAGCATGTAAATTATTGGCCTTGTTGACAGCACATCCTCCTGAAAGATCATAATGGCTTAAGATATATACTACTAAAGGGAGAGATTAATAGCATTGAGCTGAAACTACTCTGAAACCCcacaaagtcggaaatattttgaatatgaGTTATAAATatagtgttttgtacttcctaaatttgtatttaaacaaTCGTTTTTTAAACCAAAACGACAATTTTTGAGAAAGTATTCCTATTTAGAGACCATAATCAATCTGTGTCTTATATGCTTTCATGCATGCTATATCAATGTACTGCCAGCGAAATTGAAAAAGCTCTCAGTTTCAACACTTGTCCAATTGTACCGGGATTTTGCACCGATCTTTTAGTACCATTTGTAGGATTTATAGGCTGGGAatgactactgtaaattcagaaattattgtgagttttttattattcatattgaTGTGAAAAATGCAACAGATTCCTAGTTTGAGAGCATCAGAATCTAAAGGGTCATTTGAATGCATTTTACACATAGACAACACAGTAGCTGTAGTAAAGATTAATAGTCTTCTGTACCTTTTATAAGTAATTCTATCACTTCCATATTCAAATGTTTTTGCCGATGTAGTTTCAAGATTTGAAATGCAGCATCTAATAATGGTGTTGTTCCTTTTATATCCCCAAGGTCAAGGTCTGATCCTCCTTTTATTAACATATCAACAATTAAGGGACTGTTGACATCAACAGCTTCAAGTAAAGGAGTTCTTAAACTTTTTGTCTGGCAATTCAGTTCAGCacctaaaaaaagaaaagattctTGTAATGTCATGTTTATATGTTATCTTTTGTTTAAAAACTCAggtaataattatatttaaagtgGCTGAATTGTTTACTTTGTTCTTACAGATATTAAATGAAAGTAATATTATGTTAAGCATTGCCTAGGAGATACTAGTCAACTTTTCTGCAAGTCAATGCTAAACACAACGTTACTCTGATTATTAGTGCGACAGTGACTTATTCTAATTAGACTTAAGTTAACCTATCTctataaatattcattatttgtACTTAAGCATGAACCAAGTAAAAAGCAATACCCAAATATTCAATAATTGTACTATGGTATgaagcaaaaaaaataatctcaaaattcTTAAATGATTTCCACTTGAACTTATCAGCAACATTAAACTATTTTGACCTCCTATttcttgtaaatacttatggcaaggtgattaagagcaagacatattgtaaacctcctattccttgtaaatacttatggtaaggtgattaagagcaagacatattgtaaacctcctattccttgtaaatacttatggtaaggtgattaagagcaagacatattgtaaacctcctattccttgtaaatacttatggtaaggtgattaagagcaagacatattgtaaacctcctattccttgtaaatacttatggtaaggtgattaagagcaagacatattgtaaacctcctattccttgtaaatacttatggtaaggtgattaagagcatgacatattgtaaacctcctattccttgtaaatacttatggtaaggtgattaagagcaagacatattgtaaacctcctattccttgtaaatacttatggtaaggtgattaagagcaagacatattgtaaatctcctattccttgtaaatacttatggtaaggtgattaagagcaagacatattgtaaacctcctattccttgtaaatacttatggtaaggtgattaagagcaagacatattgtaaacctcctattccttgtaaatacttatggtaaggtgattaagagcaagacatattgtaaacctcctattccttgtaaatacttatggtaaggtgattaagagcaagacatattgtaaacctcctattccttgtaaatacttatggtaaggtgattaagagcaagacatattgtaaacctcctattccttgtaaatacttatggtaaggtgattaagagcaagacatattgtaaacctcctattccttgtaaatacttatggtaaggtgattaagagcaacaCATATTGTaatcctcctattccttgtaaatacttatggtaagacATATTGTaatcctcctattccttgtaaatacttatggtaaggtgattaagagcatgacatattgtaaacctcctattccttgtaaatacttatggtaaggtgattaagagcaagacatattgtaaacctcctattccttgtaaatacctatggtaaggtgattaagagcatgacatattgtaaacctcctattccttgtaaatacctatggtaaggtgattaagagcaagacatattgtaaacctcctattccttgtaaatacttatggtaaggtgattaagagcaagacatattgtaaacctgctattccttgtaaatacttatggtaaggtgattaagagcaagacatattgtaatcctcctattccttgtaaatacttatggtaaggtgattaagagcaagacatattgtaaacctcctattccttgtaaatacttatggtaaggtgattaagagcatgacatattgtaaacctcctattccttgtaaatacttatggtaaggtgattaagagcaagacatattgtaaacctcctattccttgtaaatacttatggtaaggtgattaagagcaagacatattgtaatcctcctattccttgtaaatacttatggtaaggtgattaagagcaagacatattgtaaaccttctattccttgtaaatacttatggtaaggtgattaagagcaagacatattgtaatccttctattccttgtaaatacttatggtaaggtgattaagagcatgacatattgtaaacctcctattccttgtaaatacttatggtaaggtgattaagagcaacaCATATTGTaatcctcctattccttgtaaatacctatggtaaggtgattaagagcaagacatattgtaaacctcctattccttgtaaatacttatggtaaggtgattaagagcaagacatattgtaaacctcctattccttgtaaatacttatggtaaggtgattaagagcaagacatattgtaaacctcctattccttgtaaatacttatggtaaggtgattaagagcaagacatattgtaatcctcctattccttgtaaatacttatggtaaggtgattaagagcaagacatattgtaaacctcctattccttgtaaatacttatggtaaggtgattaagagcaagacatattgtaaacctcctattccttgtaaatacttatggtaaggtgattaagagcaagacatattgtaaacctcctattccttgtaaatacttatggtaaggtgattaagagcaagacatattgtaatcctcctattccttgtaaatacttatggtaaggtgattaagagcaagacatattgtaaacctcctattccttgtaaatacttatggtaaggtgattaagagcaagacatattgtaatcctcctattccttgtaaatacttatggtaaggtgattaagagcaagacatattgtaaacctcctattccttgtaaatacttatggtaaggtgattaagagcatgacatattgtaaacctcctattccttgtaaatacttatggtaaggtgattaagagcaagacatattgtaaacctcctattccttgtaaatacttatggtaaggtgattaaaagcatgacatattgtaaacctcctattccttgtaaatacttatggtaaggtgattaagagcatgacatattgtaaacctcctattccttgtaaatacttatggtgaggtgattaagagcaagacatattgtaaacctcctattccttgtaaatatttatggtaaggtgattaagagcatgacatattgtaaatctcctattccttgtaaatatttatggtaaggtgattaagagcatgaCATATTGTAAATCTCCTATTCcctgtaaatacttatggtaaggtgattaagagcaagacatattgtaaacctcctattccctgtaaatacttatggtaaggtgattaagagcaagacatattgtaaacctcctattccctgtaaatacttatggtaaggtgattaagagcaagacatattgtaaacctcctatttcctgtaaatacttatggtaaggtgattaagagcaagacatattgtaaacctcctattccttgtaaatacttatggtaagacATATTGTaatcctcctattccttgtaaatacttatggtaaggtgattaagagcaagacatattgtaatcctcctattccttgtaaatacttatggtaaggtgattaagagcaagacatattgtaatcctcctattccttgtaaatacttatggtaaggtgattaagagcaagacatattgtaaacctcctattccttgtaaatacttatggtaaggtgattaagagcaagacatattgtaatccttctattccttgtaaatacttatggtaaggtgattaagagcatgacatattgtaatcctcctattccttgtaaatacctatggtaaggtgattaagagcaagacatattgtaaacctcctattccttgtaaatacctatggtaaggtgattaagagcaagacatattgtaatcctcctattccttgtaaatacttatggtaaggtgattaagagcaagacatattgtaaacctcctattccttgtaaatacttatggtaaggtgattaagagcaagacatattgtaaacctcctattccttgtaaatacttatggtaaggtgattaagagcaagacatattgtaatcctcctattccttgtaaatacttatggtaaggtgattaagagcaagacatattgtaaacctcctattccttgtaaatacttatggtaaggtgattaagagcaagacatattgtaaacctcctattccttgtaaatacttatggtaaggtgattaagagcaagacatattgtaaatctcctattccttgtaaatacttatggtaaggtgattaagagcaagacatattgtaaacctcctattccttgtaaatacttatggtaaggtgattaagagcaagacatattgtaaacctcctattccttgtaaatacttatggtaaggtgattaagagcaagacatattgtaaacctcctattccttgtaaatacttatggtaaggtgattaagagcaagacatattgtaatcctcctattccttgtaaatacttatggtaaggtgattaagagcaagacatattgtaaacctcctattccttgtaaatacttatggtaaggtgattaagagcatgacatattgtaaacctcctattccttgtaaatacttatggtaaggtgattaagagcaagacatattgtaaacctcctattccttgtaaatacttatggtaaggtgattaagagcatgacatattgtaaacctcctattccttgtaaatacttatggtaaggtgattaagagcatgacatattgtaaacctcctattccttgtaaatacttatggtaaggtgattaagagcatgaCATATTGTAAATCTCCTATTCcctgtaaatacttatggtaaggtgattaagagcaagacatattgtaaacctcctattccctgtaaatacttatggtaaggtgattaagagcaagacatattgtaaacctcctattccttgtaaatacttatggtaaggtgattaagagcatgacatattgtaaacctcctattccttgtaaatacttatggtaaggtgattaagagcaagacatattgtaaacctcctattccttgtaaatacttatggtaaggtgattaagagcaagacatattgtaaaccttctattccttgtaaatacttatggtaaggtgattaagagcaagacatattgtaaacctcctattccttgtaaatacttatggtaaggtgattaagagcaagacatattgtaaacctcctattccttgtaaatacttatggtaaggtgattaagagcaagacatattgtaaacctcctattccttgtaaatacttatggtaaggtgattaagagcaagacatattgtaatcctcctattccttgtaaatacttatggtaaggtgattaagagcaagacatattgtaatcctcctattccttgtaaatacttatggtaaggtgattaagagcaagacatattgtaaacctcctattccttgtaaatacttatggtaaggtgattaagagcaagacatattgtaaacctcctattccttgtaaatacttatggtaaggtgattaagagcatgacatattgtaaacctcctattccctgtaaatacttatggtaaggtgattaagagcatgacatattgtaaacctcctattccctgtaaatacttatggtaaggtgattaagagcatgaCATATTGTAAATCTCCTATTCcctgtaaatacttatggtaaggtgattaagagcaagacatattgtaaacctcctattccttgtaaatacttatggtaaggtgattaagagcaagacatattgtaaacctcctattccttgtaaatacttatggtaaggtgattaagagcatgacatattgtaaacctcctattccttgtaaatacttatggtaaggtgattaagagcaagacatattgtaatcctcctattccttgtaaatacttatggtaaggtgattaagagcaagacatattgtaaaccttctattccttgtaaatacttatggtaaggtgattaagagcaagacatattgtaaacctcctattccttgtaaatacttatggtaaggtgattaagagcaagacatattgtaaacctcctattccttgtaaatacttatggtaaggtgattaagagcaagacatattgtaaacctcctattccttgtaaatacttatggtaaggtgattaagagcaagacatattgtaaacctcctattccttgtaaatacttatggtaaggtgattaagagcaagacatattgtaatcctcctattccttgtaaatacttatggtaaggtgattaagagcaagacatattgtaaacctcctattccttgtaaatacttatggtaaggtgattaagagcaagacatattgtaaacctcctattccttgtaaatacttatggtaaggtgattaagagcaagacatattgtaaacctcctattccttgtaaatacttatggtaaggtgattaagagcatgacatattgtaaaccttctattccttgtaaatacttatggtaaggtgattaagagcaagacatattgtaaaccttctattccttgtaaatacttatggtaaggtgattaagagcaagacatattgtaaacctcctattccttgtaaatacttatggtaaggtgattaagagcatgacatattgtaatcctcctattccttgtaaatacttatggtaaggtgattaagagcatgacatattgtaatcctcctattccttgtaaatacttatggtaaggtgattaagagcaagacatattgtaatcctcctattccttgtaaatacttatggtaaggtgattaagagcatgacatattgtaaacctcctatccttgtaaatacttatggtaaggtgattaagagcaagtcatattgtaaacctcctattccttgtaaatacttatggtaaggtgattaagagcaagacatattgcaaatttcctattccttgtaaatacttatggtaaggtgattaagagcaagacatattgtaaacctcctattccttgtaaatacttatggtaaggtgattaagagcaagacatattgtaatcctcctattccttgtaaatacttatggtaaggtgattaagagcatgacatattgtaaacctcctattccttgtaaatacttatggtaaggtgattaagagtaagacatattgtaaacctcctattccttgtaaatacttatggtaaggtgattaagagcaagacatattgtaaacctcctattccttgtaaatacttatggtaaggtgattaagagcaagacatattgtaaacctcctattccttgtaaatacttatggtaaggtgattaagagcaagacatattgtaaacctcctattccttgtaaatgcttatggtaaggtgattaagagcaagacatattgtaatcctcctattccttgtaaatgcctatggtaaggtgattaagagcatgacatattgtaaatctcctattccttgtaaatacttatggtaaggtgattaagagcaagacatattgtaatcctcctattccttgtaaatacttatggtaaggtgattaagagcatgacatattgtaaacctcctattccttgtaaatacttatggtaatgtgattaagagcaagacatattgtaaacctcctattccttgtaaatacttatggtaaggtgattaagagcatgacatattgtaatcatcctattccttgtaaatacttatggtaaggtgattaagagcaagacatattgtaaaccttctattccttgtaaatacttatggtaaggtgattaagagcatgacatattgtaatcctcctattccttgtaaatacttatggtaaggtgattaagagcaagacatattgtaaacctcctattccttgtaaatacttatggtaaggtgattaagagcaagacatattgtaaacctcctattccttgtaaatacttatggtaaggtgattaagagcaagacatattgtaaacctcctattccttgtaaatacttatggtaaggtgattaagagcaagacatattgtaatcctcctattccttgtaaatacttatggtaaggtgattaagagcatgacatattgtaaacctcctattccttgtaaatatttatggtaaggtgattaagagcaagacatattgtaaacctcctattccttgtaaatacttatggtaaggtgattaagagcaagacatattgtaaaccttctattccttgtaaatacttatggtaaggtgattaagagcaagacatattgtaaaccttctattccttgtaaatacttatggtaaggtgattaagagcatgacatattgtaatcctcctattccttgtaaatacttatggtaaggtgattaagagcaaga
This sequence is a window from Mytilus edulis chromosome 1, xbMytEdul2.2, whole genome shotgun sequence. Protein-coding genes within it:
- the LOC139499207 gene encoding putative ankyrin repeat domain-containing protein 19: MTAKITRSSPLLYKLEVTLPDDEAEIFKAVHLDDIPMLRNQIKLGVDINSIHTGSECMIKSRQLSRHIRLTEYSPLIKAVIFSQIETVEWLVDNGALVNIREGTQRTPLHLAVATDRADVVQYLISQGAELNCQTKSLRTPLLEAVDVNSPLIVDMLIKGGSDLDLGDIKGTTPLLDAAFQILKLHRQKHLNMEVIELLIKGGCAVNKANNLHATPLMMAVGSKSQTVVEVLLNAGADINHVDNKKRTAFHLITEHDKMTNLALQLLQAGADLNTKDSNGKTPIEKVVKFGKFEMIKFLLHADCQYDKELMTSDRMKYLCELVPVFGKWVSHELGTVKSLQRLCRQTIRNNTQTEQLKNIPTLDLPKSLIDYLMYR